From Cellulomonas chengniuliangii, the proteins below share one genomic window:
- a CDS encoding ATP-dependent DNA ligase, which produces MLLVDVATTSASLAATRSRLAKRALLVDMLRRAHPAEAPVVARYLGGELRQRRTGLGWRSLATMPEPAAVPSLDVLAVDAMFEQMSMLAGPGSSTARMALAADLFGAATEVEQRLLRGLVAGDLRQGALDALLLDAVAEAAGVPLAVVRRAAMLAGATEPVASAALGARSPDEAQAALEAFGLTVGRPVRPMLAASAPDVATAMAGFAGREVVVDAKLDGIRVQAHRDGDDVRVYTRSLDDVTARVPELVAVVRSLPVRTAVLDGEALALDAAGLPRPFQETSARSATRDVELAAATTLAPFFFDLLHVDGHDLMDAPLRARLAALDAVAGPHVVERVVTHDADAAQAAFAGWVAAGQEGVLIKDAEAPYEAGRRGGAWVKVKPRHTLDLVVLAVERGSGRREGLLSNIHLGARDPAGGFVMLGKTFKGMTDEMLAWQTRRFRELEVADDGWTVTLRPEQVVEIAFDGVQRSTRYPGGLALRFARVLRYRDDKTAAEADTVEMLQALAPTASR; this is translated from the coding sequence GTGCTCCTCGTCGACGTCGCCACCACCTCCGCCAGCCTGGCGGCCACACGGTCCCGCCTCGCCAAGCGCGCACTGCTCGTGGACATGCTGCGCCGCGCGCATCCGGCCGAGGCGCCGGTGGTCGCCCGGTACCTCGGGGGCGAGCTCCGGCAACGACGGACCGGCCTGGGCTGGCGCTCGCTCGCCACGATGCCTGAGCCGGCCGCGGTCCCGTCCCTCGACGTCCTGGCGGTCGACGCCATGTTCGAGCAGATGTCCATGCTCGCGGGGCCCGGGTCGTCCACCGCGCGGATGGCGCTGGCCGCCGACCTGTTCGGCGCCGCCACCGAGGTCGAGCAGCGCCTGTTGCGCGGGCTCGTGGCGGGCGATCTGCGCCAGGGCGCGCTCGACGCCCTTCTGCTGGACGCGGTGGCGGAGGCGGCGGGTGTGCCGCTGGCAGTGGTCCGCCGCGCCGCGATGCTCGCCGGCGCCACGGAGCCGGTGGCATCGGCCGCGCTCGGGGCCCGCTCCCCCGACGAGGCGCAGGCGGCCCTCGAGGCGTTCGGCCTCACGGTGGGGCGGCCCGTGCGCCCGATGCTGGCGGCCTCGGCCCCCGACGTGGCCACCGCCATGGCGGGGTTCGCCGGACGAGAGGTGGTCGTCGACGCGAAGCTCGACGGCATCCGCGTGCAGGCGCACCGCGACGGTGACGACGTGCGCGTCTACACCCGGAGCCTCGACGACGTCACCGCGCGCGTGCCCGAGCTGGTCGCGGTGGTGCGCAGCCTGCCCGTCCGCACCGCGGTGCTGGACGGCGAGGCGCTCGCCCTCGACGCGGCAGGCCTGCCCCGGCCGTTCCAGGAGACCTCTGCGCGCAGCGCCACGCGCGACGTCGAGCTGGCGGCTGCGACGACCCTCGCCCCGTTCTTCTTCGACCTGCTGCACGTCGATGGGCACGACCTCATGGACGCGCCGCTGCGCGCACGGCTGGCCGCGCTCGACGCCGTGGCGGGGCCGCACGTCGTCGAGCGGGTCGTCACCCACGATGCGGATGCCGCCCAGGCCGCCTTCGCGGGATGGGTCGCGGCCGGGCAGGAGGGCGTGCTCATCAAGGACGCCGAGGCGCCCTACGAGGCGGGCCGACGCGGCGGCGCGTGGGTCAAGGTCAAACCCCGGCACACCCTGGACCTGGTGGTGCTCGCGGTCGAGCGCGGCTCAGGGCGGCGCGAGGGCCTGCTGTCGAACATCCACCTCGGCGCCCGGGACCCGGCCGGCGGGTTCGTCATGCTGGGCAAGACGTTCAAGGGCATGACCGACGAGATGCTCGCCTGGCAGACCCGGCGGTTCCGCGAGCTCGAGGTCGCCGACGACGGCTGGACCGTGACGCTGCGCCCCGAGCAGGTCGTCGAGATCGCCTTCGACGGGGTCCAGCGCTCGACCCGCTACCCGGGAGGGCTCGCCCTCCGATTCGCGCGGGTGCTGCGCTACCGGGACGACAAGACAGCCGCCGAGGCCGACACCGTGGAGATGCTCCAGGCGTTGGCCCCGACGGCTTCGCGTTGA
- a CDS encoding MDR family MFS transporter has product MVTTGLVAIDSTILATAVPTIVADLGGFSSFPWLFSVYLLTQAVSVPIYSKLADTVGRKPIILIGVGLFLLGSVLCGLAWSMPALIAFRAVQGLGAGAVQPMAITIVGDIYTLAERAKVQGYLASVWAVSAVVGPTLGGVFSEFLTWNWIFFVNVPLSVAAGWLLLRRFHETVPSRTHRIDWAGGVLLTASTTLIILALLEGGHAWAWDSPQGVGTLGAGLVLLVVFVLVERRAAEPVLAPWVFSRRLLATTALIAVGVGVVLMGVTTYVPTFLEALVGSSPLASGLALATLTIGWPISASQAGRLYLRWGFRSTVMIGSAITVLGAGALAATSTSPSVLAVALSCFVLGLGLGLVAAPSLIAAQSSVGWGERGVVTGANMFARSMGSAVGVAALGALVNARMRGVEATADPQAFGGAATAVFVAVAVAALAIAVVALAMPRVGRPAQGRPDARVEPAGS; this is encoded by the coding sequence ATGGTCACCACCGGGCTCGTGGCGATCGACTCCACGATCCTCGCCACGGCCGTCCCGACGATCGTCGCCGACCTCGGCGGGTTCTCCAGCTTCCCGTGGCTGTTCTCGGTCTACCTGCTCACCCAGGCCGTGAGCGTGCCGATCTACTCCAAGCTCGCGGACACCGTGGGCCGCAAGCCGATCATCCTCATCGGCGTCGGGCTGTTCCTGCTGGGCTCCGTGCTGTGCGGGCTCGCGTGGTCGATGCCCGCGCTCATCGCGTTCCGAGCCGTCCAAGGGCTCGGGGCGGGCGCCGTCCAGCCCATGGCCATCACCATCGTGGGCGACATCTACACCCTGGCCGAGCGCGCCAAGGTGCAGGGGTACCTCGCGAGCGTCTGGGCGGTCTCGGCCGTCGTGGGGCCGACGCTGGGCGGGGTGTTCTCCGAGTTCCTCACCTGGAACTGGATCTTCTTCGTCAACGTCCCGTTGAGCGTCGCCGCCGGCTGGCTGCTGCTGCGGCGGTTCCACGAGACCGTGCCGAGCCGCACGCACCGGATCGACTGGGCGGGCGGCGTGCTGCTCACCGCCTCGACCACCCTGATCATCCTGGCGCTGCTCGAGGGCGGCCACGCCTGGGCGTGGGACTCGCCGCAGGGCGTCGGCACGCTCGGGGCGGGGCTCGTCTTGCTCGTCGTGTTCGTGCTGGTCGAGCGGCGCGCCGCAGAGCCGGTGCTGGCCCCCTGGGTTTTCTCGCGCCGGCTCTTGGCGACGACTGCTCTGATCGCCGTGGGCGTCGGCGTGGTGCTGATGGGCGTGACCACCTACGTGCCCACATTCCTGGAGGCGCTGGTCGGCTCGTCGCCGCTGGCCTCCGGCCTCGCGCTCGCGACCCTGACCATCGGCTGGCCGATCTCTGCCTCCCAAGCCGGGCGGCTGTACCTGCGTTGGGGGTTCCGCTCCACGGTGATGATCGGCAGCGCGATCACCGTGCTGGGCGCCGGCGCGCTCGCGGCCACGTCGACGAGCCCGTCCGTCCTGGCTGTGGCCCTCTCGTGCTTCGTGCTGGGGCTGGGCCTGGGGCTCGTCGCCGCGCCCAGCCTGATCGCGGCGCAGTCGAGCGTGGGCTGGGGGGAGCGGGGCGTCGTCACGGGGGCGAACATGTTCGCCCGGTCGATGGGCAGCGCCGTGGGCGTCGCGGCACTCGGGGCGCTGGTCAACGCGCGGATGCGGGGCGTGGAGGCGACGGCCGACCCGCAGGCGTTCGGCGGCGCGGCGACGGCCGTGTTCGTCGCGGTGGCGGTGGCGGCGCTGGCGATCGCCGTGGTCGCGCTCGCCATGCCTCGGGTGGGGCGCCCGGCGCAGGGGCGCCCCGACGCGCGGGTGGAGCCCGCCGGGTCATGA
- a CDS encoding DinB family protein — MDPKETLLTVLQARRADLLGKLDGLGEYDARRPMTPTGTNLLGLVKHVASVQIGYFGEVFGRPADRLLPWFAQDAAPEADMWATAEETRAEIIDLHHYSAEHSDATIRALPIDTVGEVPWWGPDRRRVTLHQILVHMAVETARHAGHADIIRELIDGAAGMRAGDPNIADRGADGWAEHRARIEAAARQAGHQRAGEASTPC; from the coding sequence ATGGACCCCAAGGAGACCCTGCTCACGGTGCTGCAGGCGCGGCGCGCCGACCTGCTCGGCAAGCTCGACGGGCTCGGCGAGTACGACGCGCGCCGGCCCATGACCCCCACGGGCACCAACCTGCTCGGCCTCGTGAAGCATGTGGCGAGCGTGCAGATCGGGTACTTCGGAGAGGTGTTCGGGCGTCCCGCCGACCGGCTGCTGCCGTGGTTCGCGCAGGACGCGGCTCCGGAGGCGGACATGTGGGCCACGGCCGAGGAGACCCGGGCCGAGATCATCGACCTGCACCACTACTCGGCCGAGCACAGCGACGCGACCATCCGCGCACTGCCCATCGACACCGTGGGCGAGGTGCCATGGTGGGGCCCGGACCGCCGGAGGGTCACGCTGCACCAGATCCTGGTGCACATGGCTGTGGAGACTGCCCGTCACGCAGGCCACGCCGACATCATCCGCGAGCTCATCGACGGCGCCGCCGGGATGCGCGCGGGGGACCCGAACATCGCCGACCGAGGCGCTGACGGCTGGGCGGAGCACCGAGCGCGCATCGAGGCCGCAGCGCGTCAGGCGGGCCACCAGCGCGCGGGGGAGGCCTCAACCCCCTGCTGA
- a CDS encoding Mut7-C ubiquitin/RNAse domain-containing protein — translation MRVVRLRIDPALRFLLTPRHRGEGFTAGAADTDTWGHVVESVGVPLTEVGALTVDGATVAASARADDGVLRVEPVRRPQATGSSPPRFLLDVHLGSLTRRLRLLGLDAAYRPEADDPALARIAAAEGRVLLTQDRGLLRRRSLPHGALVRGSSADEQLDDVLDRFAPPLAPWTRCTACGGVLALVAALDVAAEVREGTARSYRDFGRCVDCGHVYWRGAHAARIEPVVARARDVVARRRLPARDGEGPAARGSHGRDGGPDERDG, via the coding sequence GTGCGAGTTGTCCGGCTGCGCATCGACCCGGCGCTGCGGTTCCTGCTGACGCCGCGCCACCGGGGTGAGGGCTTCACGGCGGGCGCCGCAGACACCGACACGTGGGGGCACGTGGTCGAGTCCGTGGGCGTCCCCCTCACGGAGGTCGGGGCGCTCACGGTGGACGGAGCCACGGTCGCGGCGTCCGCCCGGGCCGATGACGGCGTTCTCCGGGTCGAGCCCGTCAGGCGTCCCCAGGCGACAGGGTCGTCACCACCCCGCTTCCTGCTGGACGTGCACCTCGGGTCCTTGACCCGTCGGCTGCGGCTTCTCGGGCTCGACGCGGCCTACCGCCCGGAGGCCGACGACCCCGCGCTGGCCCGGATCGCCGCCGCCGAGGGCCGGGTGCTGCTCACCCAGGACCGCGGCCTGCTGCGTCGCCGGAGCCTGCCGCACGGCGCACTGGTGCGCGGCTCCTCCGCCGACGAGCAGCTCGACGACGTGCTCGACCGGTTCGCTCCGCCGCTCGCCCCGTGGACACGGTGCACGGCGTGCGGGGGAGTGCTCGCGCTGGTGGCGGCGCTGGACGTCGCCGCCGAGGTGCGGGAGGGGACGGCGCGGAGCTATCGCGACTTCGGGCGGTGCGTGGACTGCGGCCACGTGTACTGGCGCGGGGCCCATGCCGCGCGGATTGAGCCGGTCGTGGCCAGGGCGCGGGACGTGGTCGCGCGACGGCGGCTACCGGCGCGGGACGGGGAGGGGCCGGCCGCCCGCGGCTCACACGGACGGGACGGTGGCCCGGATGAGCGGGATGGGTAA
- a CDS encoding DUF2255 family protein, with protein MASWTQDELTRVGDAEELRLASRRPDGSLRPEVIMWVVRAGDGLYVRSAYGPDNPWYRRARASGTGRVRAGGVERDVRFEDAEPSGAPAIDRAYHAKYDRHGPAIVGTVTGPDKASLTIRLVPADAEAGSPRL; from the coding sequence ATGGCGAGCTGGACGCAGGACGAGCTGACCAGGGTCGGCGACGCGGAGGAGCTGCGTCTGGCGTCACGGCGCCCGGACGGAAGCCTGCGCCCCGAGGTCATCATGTGGGTCGTGCGGGCGGGGGACGGGCTCTACGTCCGCTCGGCATACGGGCCCGACAACCCCTGGTACCGCAGGGCCCGGGCCAGCGGCACGGGACGCGTCCGCGCCGGCGGCGTCGAGCGGGACGTCCGCTTCGAGGACGCCGAGCCGTCGGGCGCCCCCGCGATCGACCGGGCGTACCACGCGAAGTACGACCGTCACGGGCCGGCCATCGTCGGCACGGTCACCGGGCCTGACAAGGCGTCGCTGACCATCCGGCTCGTCCCCGCCGACGCTGAGGCAGGCAGCCCGCGCCTGTGA
- a CDS encoding CarD family transcriptional regulator, with product MQLFEGQTVIHPHHGPATITQMVDRIIKGTSRRYVQLQVHSTNLSVAVPLDSAEEVGLRPVYAESQAHELLRILQEPSGEQESNWSRRFKANQEKLRVGELSMTAEVVRDLTRRQEERGLSAGEKEMLNNARQPVLAELALSLSLSDDVVDKIVEAAVLGTESEDLAATLA from the coding sequence ATGCAGCTCTTTGAGGGTCAGACCGTCATCCACCCTCACCACGGACCTGCCACCATCACGCAGATGGTGGACCGGATCATCAAGGGCACGAGCCGGCGGTACGTCCAGCTCCAGGTGCACAGCACGAACCTCTCGGTCGCGGTGCCCCTCGACTCCGCCGAGGAGGTCGGGCTGCGTCCCGTCTACGCCGAGTCCCAGGCCCACGAGCTGCTGCGCATCCTCCAGGAGCCCTCGGGCGAGCAGGAGTCGAACTGGTCGCGCCGGTTCAAGGCCAACCAGGAGAAGCTGCGGGTGGGCGAGCTGTCCATGACCGCCGAGGTGGTGCGCGACCTCACCCGGCGCCAGGAGGAGCGAGGGCTCTCCGCTGGGGAGAAGGAGATGCTCAACAACGCCCGCCAGCCCGTCCTCGCCGAGCTCGCGCTGTCCCTGTCGCTGAGCGACGACGTGGTCGACAAGATCGTCGAGGCGGCCGTCCTCGGCACGGAGTCGGAGGATCTGGCCGCGACGCTCGCCTGA
- a CDS encoding nuclear transport factor 2 family protein, which produces MDIADVMSWATRYEDAWRGQDVAAVEDLFTEQAVYRRGAYDDEGLRGHAAIAEFWPDPAPFTMRAEPVAVAPPTAVLRVEVQYLGDVGDQPREFRDLWVVRFAPDGRAEHFEEWAHWPGLDYGGAASD; this is translated from the coding sequence ATGGACATCGCTGACGTCATGTCCTGGGCTACTCGGTACGAGGACGCATGGCGCGGTCAGGACGTCGCCGCCGTCGAGGACCTGTTCACCGAGCAGGCGGTCTACCGGCGCGGCGCGTACGACGACGAGGGCCTGCGCGGGCACGCCGCCATCGCCGAGTTCTGGCCGGATCCCGCCCCGTTCACCATGCGCGCGGAGCCTGTCGCCGTCGCGCCGCCCACGGCGGTGCTCCGCGTCGAGGTGCAGTACCTCGGCGACGTCGGCGACCAGCCCCGTGAATTCCGCGACCTGTGGGTGGTGCGGTTCGCGCCCGATGGGCGGGCCGAGCACTTCGAGGAGTGGGCGCACTGGCCCGGCCTGGACTACGGCGGCGCCGCCTCGGACTGA
- a CDS encoding NUDIX hydrolase has translation MPRQAVPARHETSAPTDEPDPAARTEGALDRVRSELARWTAPDARQERLRADYLAHVRAHGTAALTKGGHPAHLTASCVVLSEDLAETLLCFHRKGQFWVQLGGHLEASDRSLLDAARREAREESGAMTVQILGEAPFDLDRHALSGGWTCAEHLDVGFVAVVPRAAAVAASDESEAVAWWPVSALPADSVSGLADRVSRARRHAAM, from the coding sequence GTGCCACGACAAGCCGTGCCTGCCCGCCACGAGACCTCTGCCCCGACGGACGAGCCGGACCCGGCCGCCCGCACCGAGGGCGCGCTCGACCGCGTCCGCTCCGAGCTGGCCCGGTGGACGGCGCCCGACGCGCGGCAGGAGCGCCTCCGTGCGGACTACCTGGCCCACGTGCGCGCCCACGGGACGGCGGCCCTCACCAAGGGCGGCCATCCGGCGCACCTCACCGCCAGCTGCGTGGTGCTGTCGGAGGACCTCGCCGAGACGCTGCTCTGCTTCCACCGGAAGGGCCAGTTCTGGGTGCAGCTCGGCGGGCACCTCGAGGCGTCGGACCGTTCGCTCCTCGACGCCGCGCGTCGGGAGGCGCGCGAGGAGAGCGGGGCGATGACGGTCCAGATCCTCGGCGAGGCCCCCTTCGACCTCGACCGCCACGCGCTCTCGGGCGGCTGGACGTGCGCGGAGCACCTCGACGTCGGGTTCGTGGCGGTGGTGCCGCGCGCCGCCGCCGTCGCGGCGAGCGACGAGAGCGAGGCTGTGGCCTGGTGGCCGGTCAGCGCGCTGCCCGCGGACTCGGTCTCCGGGCTCGCCGACCGGGTGAGCCGGGCCCGCCGTCACGCCGCCATGTGA
- the thiD gene encoding bifunctional hydroxymethylpyrimidine kinase/phosphomethylpyrimidine kinase: MHDNDKSPTVADLAYVIAGSEATGGAGLQVDLKTFQELGVYGLGTVTCIVSFDPANGWGHRFFPVPAEVIAAQMEAATAAYELDVVKIGMLGTPATIEVVAEGLRRQPWRHVVLDPVLICKGQEPGAALDTDNALREQVLPLATVVTPNLFEARTLSGMDVIETVDQLIEAAHRIQDLGPRYVVAKGGVDLPGADAVDVLVDGDEVTVLSTPKIGQERVSGAGCTLAAAITAELAKGADVGDAVAHAKSFVTAGIEGRMSGRAPFESVWQGAARV, translated from the coding sequence ATGCACGACAACGACAAGAGCCCCACCGTGGCCGACCTCGCGTACGTGATCGCCGGATCGGAGGCGACGGGCGGCGCCGGTTTGCAGGTGGACCTCAAGACCTTCCAGGAACTGGGGGTCTACGGCCTCGGGACGGTGACCTGCATCGTCTCGTTCGACCCGGCGAACGGCTGGGGGCACCGCTTCTTCCCGGTGCCCGCCGAGGTCATCGCCGCGCAGATGGAGGCCGCGACCGCCGCCTACGAGCTGGACGTCGTCAAGATCGGCATGCTGGGCACGCCGGCGACCATCGAGGTCGTCGCCGAGGGCCTGCGCCGTCAGCCGTGGCGGCACGTCGTCCTCGACCCGGTGCTGATCTGCAAGGGCCAGGAGCCCGGGGCGGCGCTCGACACCGACAACGCGTTGCGCGAGCAGGTGCTGCCCCTCGCCACCGTCGTCACCCCGAACCTGTTCGAGGCCCGCACGCTCTCCGGGATGGACGTCATCGAAACGGTCGACCAGCTCATCGAGGCGGCCCACCGCATCCAGGACCTCGGCCCGCGGTACGTCGTCGCGAAGGGCGGGGTGGACCTTCCCGGCGCTGACGCGGTCGACGTGCTCGTCGACGGCGACGAGGTCACCGTCCTGTCGACGCCCAAGATCGGCCAGGAGCGCGTCTCGGGCGCAGGCTGCACGCTCGCGGCCGCCATCACGGCCGAGCTCGCGAAGGGCGCCGACGTGGGAGACGCCGTGGCCCACGCGAAGAGCTTCGTGACCGCGGGCATCGAGGGGCGCATGTCCGGTCGCGCGCCATTCGAGAGCGTGTGGCAGGGCGCCGCGCGCGTCTGA